In Citrus sinensis cultivar Valencia sweet orange chromosome 4, DVS_A1.0, whole genome shotgun sequence, one DNA window encodes the following:
- the LOC127901869 gene encoding uncharacterized protein LOC127901869 codes for MSKGKEKVVEVGDDELGFLPSLPADFAFDPGIPLEPIRSSVGTSARRMSPQTTSSSDSSDEEGSSGSENTLSEGQGDDSSEASPSGASRPEERGTVGGRALSRDYAIDYMSCTTTFDELNDLRLRYSIPGEIPLRIPGKKDTPSRPPRGYVTLYLESFKYGLRCPLQPYFARILNGLNLAPGQLNPNGWRVLSGLFILWDRCCQSEPTVDEVKHLYQLKSSPKDAGWYYFQSGTKSRKPITDLPTGGGGTWKRKFFFAGGPWGQVAQIDGKDCRVPPRFTVPVSWGVHFPLRPGLLKRVEAVLANSCSSRELLSTYNFLESRLILPGHKMEDAVIGALTRKRSRPPTTDRDQDKDAPAAKRKNIVQQVPPLQALPPASARVGESSRAATDPASSSPPVVPRSRLPDSRPEHLVPYLNELSKLVSKKDLEGFDGCTLGELVGAMQYSAFHLSCMATYYKAKVGRYDRKMKEDIQSATTRADVAEKKAGELNVENLKLIEQESLAQAKAITLEEELTKVKEDLQGQRAMYEAQLESLRDSHRAHVENLEREADNQYDQGLRHSYRCIMAVLGKQHPDLKMDDLAAGVAQHMDEEAAKEDAEGLEPIVIEEGNSPPRAVPADVGEASTPPDATGDTPPAPEEVQPTDAARLTDPPSF; via the exons ATGTCGAAGGGTAAGGAGAAGGTCGTTGAGGTTGGTGACGACGAACTAGGTTTTTTGCCTAGTCTGCCCGctgattttgcttttgatcCCGGGATCCCCTTAGAGCCCATTAGGTCTAGTGTTGGTACTAGCGCTAGGAGGATGTCTCCCCAAACAACCTCCTCGAGCGACAGTAGCGATGAAGAAGGGTCTTCTGGATCGGAGAACACTTTGAGTGAGGGTCAAGGGGATGATTCTAGTGAGGCGTCCCCATCAGGAGCATCACGACCAGAAGAACGGGGTACAGTAGGGGGTAGAGCCTTGTCGCGTGATTATGCCATTGACTACATGTCGTGTACGACCACGTTTGACGAGCTCAATGACCTCCGACTTAGGTATAGTATTCCTGGTGAGATACCTCTTAGGATCCCAGGAAAAAAGGATACACCTAGCCGGCCTCCCAGGGGATACGTTACCCTGTATCTGGAGAGCTTTAAGTATGGGCTGAGGTGTCCCTTGCAGCCTTACTTTGCCCGGATACTTAACGGGCTAAATCTGGCTCCTGGTCAGCTGAACCCCAACGGGTGGAGAGTgctctctggtctgttcatattgtgggacagatgttgccaaagcgagcccacggttgatgaggtgaagcaTCTGTACCAGCTGAAGAGCAGCCCTAAAGATGCCGGCTGGTACTACTTCCAATCTGGTACCAAGAGCAGGAAACCCATAACTGATCTTccaactggtggtggtgggacttggaagaggaaattcttttttgctgggggtccCTGGGGTCAAGTTGCACAAATAGACGGGAAGGATTGTCGCGTCCCACCCCGTTTCACggtcccag TTTCCTGGGGTGTTCACTTCCCGCTCCGACCTGGTCTGCTTAAACGGGTCGAGGCTGTATTGGCCAATTCCTGCTCGAGCCGAGAACTGCTATCTACATACAACTTCCTCGAGTCTCGGTTGATACTTCCTGGCCATAAGATGGAGGACGCAGTGATTGGAGCTCTGACCAGGAAACGCTCTCGGCCTCCAACAACCGATAGGGACCAGGACAAAGATGCTCCCGCTGCGAAGCGAAAGAACATCGTGCAGCAGGTTCCTCCCTTGCAGGCTCTCCCTCCTGCCTCTGCTAGAGTCGGGGAATCCAGTAGAGCGGCCACTGATCCTGCTTCCTCTTCTCCACCTGTTGTGCCTCGGTCCCGCTTACCCGACAGCCGACCAGAACACTTGGTTCCCTATCTCAATGAGTTGTCTAAACTCGTGAGCAAGAAGGACCTGGAGGGCTTTGACGGTTGTACCCTGGGCGAGCTGGTGGGAGCCATGCAGTACAGTGCTTTCCATCTCAGCTGCATGGCCACCTACTATAAGGCCAAGGTTGGCCGTTACGacaggaagatgaaggaggacaTTCAATCGGCGACGACCAGAGCTGACGTTGCCGAGAAAAAGGCGGGGGAGCTAAACGTTGAGAACCTCAAGCTGATAGAGCAAGAGTCccttgctcaagcaaaagccattacACTCGAGGAGGAGCTGACCAAGGTTAAGGAGGACCTCCAAGGGCAGAGGGCTATGTATgaggctcagctcgaatctctCCGCGATTCCCACCGAGCTCATGTAgagaacttggagagggaggccgacaaccagtacgaccagggacttcggCATTCGTATCGTTGTATCATGGCCGTCCTCGGGAAGCAACACCCTgatctgaagatggatgaccttgcagctggtgtTGCTCAACATATGGACGAGGAGGCGGCCAAGGAAGATGCCGAGGGGTTAGAGCCGATCGTGATTGAGGAGGGTaactctcctcctcgtgcaGTCCCTGCTGATGTTGGCGAGGCGAGCACCCCCCCGGACGCAACTGGTGATACCCCTCCCGCACCCGAGGAGGTCCAGCCAACCGATGCTGCTCGGCTCACTGACCCACCatctttttga
- the LOC102630971 gene encoding polygalacturonase inhibitor precursor (The RefSeq protein has 2 substitutions compared to this genomic sequence), producing the protein MSNTSLLSLFFFLCLCISPSLSDLCNPNDKKVLLKFKKSLNNPYVLASWNPKTDCCDWYCVTCDLTTNRINSLTIFAGDLPGQIPPEVGDLPYLETLMFHKLPSLTGPIQPAIAKLKNLKTLRISWTNISGPVPDFIRQLTNLTFLELSFNNLSGTIPGSLSKLQKLGALHLDRNKLTGSIPESFGTFTGSIPDLYLSHNQLSGKIPASLGSMDFNTIDLSRNKLEGDASFLFGLNKTTQRIDVSRNLLEFNLSKVEFPQSLTNLDLNHNKIFGSIPAQITSLENLGFLNVSYNRLCGPIPVGGKLQSFGYTEYFHNRCLCGAPLER; encoded by the coding sequence ATGAGCAACACGTCACTGTtgtctctcttcttcttcttgtgcCTTTGCATTTCCCCTTCACTCTCAGACCTCTGCAACCCAAATGACAAGAAAGTGCttctcaaattcaaaaaatcttTGAACAACCCTTACGTTCTAGCTTCTTGGAACCCAAAAACTGACTGCTGTGACTGGTACTGCGTCACATGCGATCTCACCACTAACCGCATCAACTCTCTCACCATCTTCGCCGGAGATCTCCCCGGCCAGATCCCCCCCGAAGTTGGTGATCTTCCTTACCTCGAAACCCTAATGTTTCACAAGCTACCCAGCCTCACTGGCCCCATACAACCCGCCATTGCCAAGCTCAAAAACCTGAAGACGCTACGTATTAGCTGGACAAACATTTCTGGGCCGGTTCCTGATTTTATCAGCCAACTCACCAACTTAACATTCTTGGAGCTTTCATTTAACAATCTTTCTGGGACGATCCCAGGTTCACTTTCGAAGCTGCAGAAGCTTGGCGCTCTTCATTTGGACAGAAACAAGCTTACGGGTTCAATCCCGGAGTCTTTTGGTACATTCACCGGGAGTATACCTGATCTTTACTTGTCACATAACCAGCTCTCTGGCAAAATCCCTGCCTCTTTAGGCAGCATGGATTTTAACACCATTGACTTGTCCAGGAACAAGCTTGAAGGCGATGCTTCGTTCTTGTTCGGGTTGAACAAGACGACGCAGAGAATTGATGTTTCAAGAAACTTGTTGGAATTTAATCTGTCCAAGGTTGAGTTTCCACAGAGCTTGAcaaatttggatttgaatCACAACAAGATATTCGGGAGCATTCCTGCTCAAATTACTTCGCTAGAGAATCTAGGATTCTTGAATGTCAGTTACAACAGGTTGTGTGGGCCGATTCCCGTGGGGGGAAAGTTGCAGAGCTTTGGATACACGGAGTATTTTCATAATAGGTGCTTGTGTGGCGCGCCCCTCGAAAGCTGC
- the LOC102630679 gene encoding uncharacterized protein LOC102630679, translating into MVTVNLGMLHYVLDHVYGAFMHRTKISPPFFSRGWGGSKLELLERLIKQLFPEIEGQNWPPSLIQPIWRTIWETQTAVLREGVFRTPCDEQLMSALPPESHNARVAFLAPKCVPPQKMACVVHLAGTGDHTFERRLRLGGPLLKENIATMVLESPFYGQRRPLLQRGAKLLCVSDLLLLGRATIEEARCLLHWLEWEAGFGKMGVCGLSMGGVHAAMVGSLHPTPVATLPFLSPHSAVVAFCEGILKHGTAWEALREELAAKKVAMTLEEVRERMRNVLSLTDVTRFPIPKIPNAVIFVAATDDGYIPKHSVLELQKAWPGSEVRWVTGGHVSSFLLHNGEFRRAIVDGLNRLPWKESPQ; encoded by the exons ATGGTGACAGTGAATTTGGGAATGCTTCATTATGTATTAGACCATGTATATGGTGCATTTATGCACAGAACAAAGATAAGCCCGCCATTTTTTTCAAGAGGGTGGGGTGGCTCAAAGCTTGAGCTTTTAGAGAGGTTGATCAAGCAATTGTTTCCTGAAATTGAAGGCCAAAACTGGCCTCCAAGTTTGATTCAGCCCATTTGGAGAACGATTTGGGAGACCCAAACTGCTGTTTTGAGAGAAGGTGTGTTTAGAACTCCTTGTGATGAGCAGTTGATGAGTGCATTGCCCCCTGAGAGTCACAATGCAAGGGTTGCTTTTCTTGCTCCTAAATGTGTCCCGCCCCAGAAGATGGCCTGTGTGGTTCATCTCGCAG GCACTGGGGACCATACATTTGAACGTAGACTGCGTCTTGGTGGGCCATTGCTTAAGGAAAATATAGCTACCATGGTTCTTGAGAG CCCTTTTTATGGTCAAAGGCGGCCTTTGCTGCAGCGTGGCGCGAAACTATTGTGTGTTAGTGACTTGCTTTTGTTAGGAAGAGCAACCATTGAAGAGGCACGCTGTCTTTTGCATTGGTTAGAGTGGGAGGCAGGGTTTGGCAAGATGGGTGTTTGTGGACTAAGCATGG GAGGAGTACATGCTGCAATGGTTGGATCACTGCACCCTACACCAGTTGCAACACTTCCTTTTCTCTCCCCACACTCTGCTGTTGTGGCATTCTGTGAGGGAATATTAAAGCATGGCACTGCATGGGAGGCACTGAGAGAGGAACTTGCAGCAAAGAAGGTTGCAATGACTCTCGAGGAGGTCAGAGAACGAATGCGGAATGTACTGTCTCTCACAGATGTCACACGCTTTCCGATCCCCAAAATTCCTAATGCTGTAATTTTCGTTGCTGCAACT GATGATGGATACATACCAAAACACTCTGTTCTGGAGCTTCAGAAAGCATGGCCAGGTTCAGAGGTGAGATGGGTCACTGGTGGACATGTCTCATCTTTCCTTCTCCATAATGGTGAGTTCCGTAGAGCAATTGTTGACGGGCTTAACAGATTACCATGGAAGGAGTCTCCACAATGA